From Chryseobacterium gallinarum, one genomic window encodes:
- a CDS encoding AAA family ATPase, with the protein MKALSVKQAFSIVFKLFEFTGLWLQAFGKPETTGFWYLGGGEKNGKSTFAMMLAKYLTTFGKVLYISAEEGLSKDIIAAMKFAGLSDKDKKFHIIDYEPWEQLQARFSSRKCAKIIFIDNSTIYRDEITRKMVSELKQNHPNKLIIMVCHEVKGLPDNALATTWRKLAKIIIQAEGLKAIISGRCPGGTLMINEEKANLYWGTK; encoded by the coding sequence ATGAAGGCACTATCAGTAAAACAAGCGTTTTCCATTGTGTTTAAACTGTTTGAATTTACTGGACTTTGGCTTCAAGCTTTTGGAAAACCGGAAACCACCGGTTTTTGGTACTTGGGTGGAGGAGAAAAGAACGGAAAATCAACTTTCGCCATGATGCTGGCTAAATACCTTACCACATTTGGAAAAGTGCTTTATATATCCGCAGAGGAAGGATTATCGAAGGACATTATCGCCGCTATGAAATTTGCGGGATTATCAGATAAAGACAAAAAATTTCACATTATAGATTACGAGCCGTGGGAGCAACTTCAGGCTCGTTTTAGCTCCCGAAAATGCGCTAAAATCATTTTTATAGATAATTCAACAATCTACAGGGACGAGATCACAAGGAAGATGGTATCAGAATTAAAACAGAACCATCCCAATAAATTAATAATAATGGTTTGCCACGAAGTAAAAGGACTGCCGGACAACGCTCTGGCAACAACATGGAGAAAGCTCGCTAAAATCATTATTCAGGCAGAAGGACTAAAAGCCATTATTTCCGGCAGATGTCCGGGAGGCACATTAATGATCAATGAAGAAAAAGCGAATCTTTATTGGGGAACAAAATAA
- a CDS encoding DUF3164 family protein: MNIEELLKRPIDELSAEEMEAVLNHKRKMEADRQEKEKRAYEAERDSDMGELIALALEVESKSYLLKKLTHAKMEKHQEKLNEYGKIRSNSKGGFSLMHSDKTIRIKRRRDTQPTWDERSTKALELIRAFLYDTVKKRDKDLFEMLIGFLVKNKKGDLDYASVMNLLSHETRFDDPRWKEGLRLLKQSYSNFLKGYQYDFEKQNEEGKFERIELNFSAL, encoded by the coding sequence ATGAATATCGAAGAACTATTAAAAAGACCAATTGACGAATTGTCTGCAGAAGAAATGGAAGCCGTACTCAACCATAAAAGAAAAATGGAGGCAGATCGGCAGGAAAAAGAAAAGCGTGCCTATGAAGCTGAAAGGGACAGCGATATGGGAGAATTGATTGCCTTAGCTCTGGAAGTTGAAAGCAAATCGTATTTATTGAAAAAACTTACTCATGCCAAGATGGAAAAACACCAGGAGAAATTAAATGAGTACGGAAAAATCCGTAGCAATTCCAAAGGGGGATTTTCTTTGATGCACAGTGATAAAACAATCAGAATTAAACGCCGCCGTGATACACAGCCCACTTGGGACGAAAGGAGTACTAAAGCTTTGGAGTTGATCCGCGCATTCCTGTACGACACTGTGAAAAAGAGGGACAAAGATTTATTTGAAATGTTGATCGGGTTTTTAGTAAAAAACAAAAAAGGTGATCTCGACTATGCAAGTGTAATGAATTTATTAAGCCATGAAACGCGTTTTGATGATCCAAGATGGAAAGAGGGTTTAAGGCTTTTGAAACAGAGTTACAGCAATTTTTTGAAAGGTTACCAGTATGATTTCGAGAAACAGAATGAAGAAGGTAAATTTGAAAGAATAGAACTCAATTTCTCGGCTCTGTAA
- a CDS encoding imm11 family protein has product MKYYKINFTLNTKLRGNDNFIKDYKLKIPTGKLFWEEPKFIGNVYNEKIDFEPYLVDIELFANSKITDLIMDGGVVSSKLILSGKLKSIIEKYRKTGIQFFNINIIKKNETYNDYWLLNLYELNQEYIDFANSKIVYSKKKVGGGTEQVILKINSLRDFEDYVHKAKEKLEIITIEKLALYENIIVEDFFALKYVTGGLGYYVSEKLKNDIEQAGCTGIEFQPSELSYNEWVIPGGVREQIYGKI; this is encoded by the coding sequence ATGAAGTATTATAAGATAAATTTTACGCTAAATACAAAGTTAAGAGGTAATGATAACTTTATTAAAGATTATAAACTTAAGATTCCCACTGGAAAGCTTTTTTGGGAAGAACCAAAATTTATTGGTAATGTTTATAATGAAAAGATTGATTTTGAGCCTTACTTAGTAGATATTGAGCTTTTTGCCAACTCCAAAATAACTGACCTAATAATGGATGGAGGTGTAGTATCTTCAAAATTAATTTTGAGTGGTAAGCTAAAGTCAATAATAGAAAAATATAGAAAAACGGGTATTCAATTTTTTAATATAAACATCATTAAAAAGAATGAAACCTATAATGATTATTGGTTGTTAAACTTGTATGAGTTAAATCAAGAGTATATTGATTTTGCAAACTCAAAGATTGTTTATAGCAAGAAAAAAGTTGGAGGAGGAACAGAACAAGTTATATTAAAAATTAATTCATTAAGAGATTTTGAAGATTACGTACACAAGGCAAAAGAAAAACTTGAAATAATTACAATTGAAAAGTTAGCACTGTATGAAAATATAATTGTTGAAGATTTTTTTGCTTTGAAATATGTTACTGGGGGATTAGGATATTATGTTTCAGAAAAATTGAAAAATGATATTGAACAAGCGGGATGTACAGGTATTGAGTTCCAGCCTTCAGAACTAAGTTACAACGAATGGGTTATTCCCGGTGGGGTAAGAGAGCAGATTTATGGAAAGATTTAA